A section of the Pseudanabaena mucicola str. Chao 1806 genome encodes:
- a CDS encoding HEAT repeat domain-containing protein has translation MDSEMDQWLEMLRSPNVEDRLVAVKSLQHIGDEEIFTPLLEAVKDENPLVQKLAVTTLWELANPAAVPVLVDCLSSPVEGIREEAKSALGELVTPDHLLLLLDALLRDDINMQLNILFLLRKIHDVQCLPYVMPFFESPLPELRETAITTLRYLNQVERCEPALALISDPEATVRRAAALTLGHLTDAAIVPILCKAVTDDPDWEVRRNAAKSLTTHANPDAIDALEQSAEDQHWQVRKFSLQALQKIAADRTLPLFIKALTDEYSDVRREGVIAMRILNNPIALTPLQQALDDPDRDVCIFAQRAIQSIQDSIQETSNV, from the coding sequence ATGGATAGTGAAATGGATCAATGGTTAGAAATGTTGCGATCGCCTAATGTGGAGGATCGACTCGTAGCAGTTAAAAGTTTGCAACATATCGGTGATGAAGAAATCTTCACGCCTTTACTAGAAGCTGTCAAGGATGAAAACCCCCTTGTCCAAAAGTTGGCAGTTACTACCCTATGGGAACTTGCTAACCCTGCGGCTGTTCCTGTGTTGGTCGATTGTCTTTCCTCGCCCGTGGAAGGTATTCGCGAAGAAGCTAAATCCGCTTTAGGGGAATTGGTTACTCCTGATCATCTTCTACTATTGCTAGATGCACTGTTGCGCGATGACATCAATATGCAATTGAATATTCTCTTTCTGTTGCGGAAGATTCATGATGTCCAATGCTTGCCCTATGTGATGCCATTCTTTGAATCGCCCTTGCCAGAATTACGAGAAACGGCAATCACTACTCTCAGATACTTAAATCAGGTAGAGCGCTGCGAACCTGCTCTTGCACTAATATCCGATCCTGAAGCAACAGTCCGACGTGCGGCGGCTCTGACTCTTGGGCATTTGACTGATGCAGCAATTGTACCCATTCTCTGTAAAGCTGTCACCGACGATCCAGATTGGGAAGTGCGCCGCAATGCTGCAAAGTCTCTAACCACCCATGCCAATCCCGATGCGATCGACGCTTTGGAACAGTCCGCCGAAGATCAGCATTGGCAAGTTCGTAAGTTTAGTCTTCAAGCTTTACAAAAAATCGCCGCCGATCGCACTTTGCCTCTATTTATCAAAGCTTTAACTGATGAATATTCAGACGTGCGCCGTGAAGGTGTAATTGCGATGCGGATTTTAAACAATCCCATAGCACTAACACCTTTACAGCAAGCTCTTGATGACCCTGATCGCGATGTTTGTATCTTTGCCCAACGTGCCATCCAAAGCATTCAAGATAGTATTCAAGAGACCTCCAATGTCTAG
- a CDS encoding LysR family transcriptional regulator has product MEVYQIRVFLEVARHLSFTEASDVLNLTQPAVSAKIKSLETELGTPLFHRLGRKIQLTDVGEFLLENGPRLIDLENDLLQEIEHIKKGKSGIIKIGCTSEIGNGWLPTKLFAYRQKYPNLQIQCNIFDSVELLYRSIINNEIDIGFSDINFADVAEISSIAIASIRYSLFVSAHHPLAHKKWLSLGDLKHHHWVLMNSEAPSRKVLESRLAEIGLSLSDFSNVETVDTSSFMLTYITQGSYLGFASNFEFQLECQVGNLVAISLQEFALSSSLFLLTSKGINEINDLNEHRSSKLSRGSLDLTPTQKLVKLLQEDQHQLADVNTNVNNAMLMRSPNFALRTLNGNRPETLTLSIGIQNGTIPSVTAGLIIQRLQLLSHFLPKDGRYSGIQFQIEWQNFATGSPIVTGLDSGTLNIGILGDYPLLLSALPNPETEQYKTHLVSFVSSNPDGSGNAFIVPHKSKVETIADLRGQNIAVPLRSSAHGMVMRSLQAANLLDHVELISLEHIQAIRGFNFPLHLADSYAHFAPFHDVACRCGKFRYLADGNLDILPSFYGVVVNHDLANRYPEVVIAYLQSLKAAQYWYDNTSSAPAQVAQWTRLDLDLVTEILNGSYHPKQTARFFSETVIRPDWLKLHIDHLSRIPENEHLIKINLNHWIQPEFLKQTYTTSR; this is encoded by the coding sequence ATGGAAGTTTATCAAATCCGTGTATTTCTTGAAGTGGCTCGGCATTTAAGTTTTACGGAGGCATCTGATGTTTTAAACCTTACACAACCAGCTGTTAGCGCTAAAATTAAGTCTCTAGAAACGGAGTTGGGGACTCCATTATTTCATCGACTGGGTCGTAAAATCCAACTGACAGATGTGGGAGAATTCCTTCTTGAAAATGGTCCTAGACTAATCGATCTTGAAAACGATTTATTACAGGAAATTGAGCATATAAAAAAGGGTAAATCTGGAATAATTAAAATTGGTTGTACTTCAGAAATAGGTAATGGTTGGCTGCCAACAAAACTATTTGCATATCGACAAAAGTATCCAAACTTACAAATTCAATGTAATATTTTTGATTCTGTGGAATTATTATATCGGAGCATAATTAATAATGAGATTGATATTGGCTTCTCAGATATAAATTTTGCTGATGTTGCCGAAATTTCTTCAATCGCAATTGCATCAATCCGCTACTCTCTTTTTGTGTCTGCTCATCATCCCCTAGCCCACAAAAAGTGGCTTAGCCTTGGCGATTTAAAGCATCATCATTGGGTATTAATGAATTCTGAAGCCCCTAGCCGTAAAGTTTTGGAGTCACGCTTAGCAGAAATTGGTCTATCTCTTAGCGATTTTTCTAATGTGGAAACCGTAGATACATCAAGTTTCATGCTCACCTATATAACTCAAGGATCATATTTGGGCTTTGCTTCTAATTTTGAATTTCAGTTGGAATGTCAAGTTGGAAATTTGGTCGCGATTTCTTTGCAAGAATTTGCTTTGTCAAGCAGTCTCTTTTTACTAACTTCTAAAGGAATTAACGAGATTAATGACTTAAATGAGCATAGATCATCTAAATTGTCGCGGGGATCCCTTGATCTCACGCCTACGCAAAAATTAGTAAAATTACTTCAAGAAGACCAACATCAGCTTGCTGATGTTAATACTAATGTTAATAATGCGATGCTTATGCGATCGCCTAATTTTGCACTGCGAACACTTAATGGCAATCGACCCGAAACGCTTACCCTCTCGATTGGTATTCAAAATGGCACAATTCCCTCGGTAACGGCTGGATTAATTATTCAGCGTTTGCAATTGCTATCTCATTTTTTACCCAAGGATGGGCGCTACAGTGGCATCCAGTTTCAGATTGAATGGCAAAATTTTGCGACGGGTTCACCAATTGTTACGGGACTAGATTCGGGCACCTTGAATATTGGCATTTTGGGGGACTATCCATTACTACTGAGTGCTTTGCCTAATCCTGAGACAGAGCAGTACAAAACTCATTTAGTCAGCTTTGTGTCTAGTAATCCCGATGGTTCTGGTAATGCCTTCATCGTGCCTCATAAATCAAAAGTAGAAACAATCGCCGATCTGCGGGGGCAAAATATTGCAGTGCCATTGAGGTCTTCGGCGCATGGAATGGTGATGCGATCACTTCAAGCTGCCAACTTACTAGATCATGTGGAATTAATTTCTCTTGAGCATATTCAAGCGATTCGTGGCTTTAACTTTCCCTTGCATTTAGCCGATAGCTATGCACATTTTGCGCCTTTTCATGATGTCGCTTGCCGTTGTGGAAAATTTCGCTATCTTGCCGATGGCAATCTCGATATTCTGCCATCTTTTTATGGAGTTGTTGTCAATCATGACCTCGCTAATCGCTATCCTGAAGTGGTGATAGCCTATTTACAATCTCTCAAAGCCGCCCAATATTGGTATGACAATACATCCTCTGCTCCTGCTCAAGTTGCCCAATGGACTCGTTTGGATCTAGATTTAGTAACTGAAATTCTCAATGGCTCTTATCATCCCAAACAAACAGCACGCTTCTTTTCCGAAACCGTAATCCGTCCTGACTGGCTGAAATTGCATATAGACCACCTCAGCAGGATTCCTGAAAATGAGCATTTAATTAAGATTAATCTCAATCACTGGATTCAGCCAGAATTTCTCAAGCAAACCTACACCACTTCACGGTAA
- a CDS encoding Mrp/NBP35 family ATP-binding protein, which yields MSSHTSPFQRAEHPVPIPQDPKVEVKELAVKSLLKTVIEPILNMDIVSLGMVRNLRVVDEYVYLRLYVGKHQFALKSQIIDLLSSSLDWCKKSYVEVCTISGVRTTLAVSSGKGGVGKSTTAVNLAVALQSQGNKVGLLDADVYGPNVPQMLGLAQEDVKVIDTATGQRFIPLEAHGIKVMSVGLLAAPDHPLAWRGPVLHKIITQFIQEVEWGDLDYLLIDLPPGTGDAQITIVQESPICGVILVTTPQQVAVADVRRSIHMFRRVGIPVLGIIENMSYLLCGHCGTPNPIFGSGGGQQLADELQAPLLGQVPIDAKICTGGDIGIPLTLSEPHSVVAEVFTKIAIALDNCFTERKPIEPLLEIGQC from the coding sequence ATGTCTAGCCATACCTCCCCTTTCCAGAGAGCAGAACACCCTGTGCCAATACCTCAAGATCCCAAGGTTGAGGTAAAGGAACTAGCAGTCAAATCTCTGCTCAAAACGGTGATTGAACCAATTCTGAACATGGATATTGTCAGTTTGGGCATGGTGCGAAATTTGCGAGTTGTCGATGAATATGTGTACTTACGTCTTTATGTGGGTAAACATCAATTTGCTCTCAAATCGCAAATCATAGATTTGTTGTCATCATCCCTAGACTGGTGCAAAAAGTCCTATGTGGAAGTTTGTACGATCTCAGGAGTCCGCACTACGCTCGCTGTATCTAGTGGTAAGGGTGGTGTGGGCAAATCAACAACAGCAGTAAATTTGGCTGTCGCTTTGCAATCACAAGGTAACAAGGTGGGCTTACTAGATGCTGATGTCTACGGACCAAACGTACCACAAATGCTAGGACTAGCTCAAGAGGATGTAAAGGTGATTGACACAGCTACTGGTCAACGCTTTATCCCTCTTGAAGCGCATGGTATTAAGGTAATGTCAGTGGGGTTACTTGCTGCACCCGATCATCCCCTTGCGTGGCGAGGTCCAGTTCTCCACAAAATCATTACCCAATTCATTCAAGAAGTTGAATGGGGAGACTTAGACTACCTCTTGATTGATTTGCCACCTGGTACAGGCGACGCTCAGATTACGATTGTGCAAGAGAGTCCGATCTGTGGCGTAATTTTGGTCACTACTCCGCAGCAAGTTGCTGTTGCCGATGTCCGCCGCAGCATTCACATGTTCCGTCGAGTTGGCATTCCTGTTCTCGGTATCATTGAAAATATGAGTTATTTGCTCTGTGGACATTGTGGAACGCCAAATCCAATTTTTGGAAGTGGTGGAGGTCAGCAACTTGCCGATGAACTGCAAGCACCCTTGTTAGGACAGGTTCCCATTGATGCCAAAATCTGCACTGGTGGCGACATCGGTATTCCCCTTACCCTCAGTGAGCCTCATTCAGTAGTTGCAGAAGTGTTTACCAAAATTGCGATCGCACTTGACAATTGTTTTACAGAACGTAAACCCATAGAACCCCTTCTTGAAATTGGGCAGTGCTAA
- a CDS encoding ABC transporter substrate-binding protein produces the protein MNIKLPSRRRFLFSISLFSLSLITACSSSFVSNPADKSSSSGNKKVIRIAIATQDQTINTATGGPIIREEKLLEKYLPKTGKYQDVEYKIEWSSHTSGPPINNKMLANQVDIGMMGDFPLTININTFRDKGAGVNSIYIATLSYGATGAGNAIMVPKDSPIKVIADLRGKQVSVPFGSAAHGMLLKALKKEGINPDTEVKLISQAPEVGGTSLKTNQIDAHANFVPFGELFPLRGFARKIFDGAELGVPTFHGVVVRSDFAKEHPELVVAYLKALLEANQMVREQPEAIATKMEKWTSVEKEAVYMFIGPNGLQKISPAILPIHLEALTNSVNTLKQLGRLDAKVDAAEITKLVDDSYLKLAVKEMGLNYDEMIAKAEKFPISGEDATTKQTITEPKLAAQVWVDGEEKLRNFASIKNMVAAVSKLKTEGKQAKSTVFVHDFNKGWKLLAANSFFVRKGDDVAAFMTERDAQEYAASQGNAQVLTFNAL, from the coding sequence ATGAATATAAAACTGCCCTCTCGTAGAAGATTTTTATTTTCTATATCATTGTTCTCTTTGAGTTTAATCACTGCCTGTAGTAGTAGTTTTGTTAGTAATCCTGCTGATAAATCTAGCTCTTCAGGAAACAAAAAAGTAATTCGGATTGCCATTGCAACTCAAGATCAAACGATTAATACAGCTACGGGTGGTCCAATTATTCGTGAAGAAAAGCTTCTAGAAAAGTATTTACCAAAGACAGGTAAATATCAAGATGTAGAATATAAGATTGAATGGTCGAGTCATACTTCAGGACCGCCTATCAACAACAAGATGTTAGCCAATCAAGTTGATATTGGCATGATGGGAGACTTTCCCCTAACCATCAATATAAATACATTCAGAGATAAAGGTGCAGGAGTCAATAGTATCTATATTGCTACCCTATCCTATGGTGCAACTGGAGCAGGCAATGCAATTATGGTTCCCAAGGATAGTCCGATCAAGGTTATTGCAGACTTAAGAGGAAAACAAGTCTCAGTTCCATTCGGTTCAGCTGCCCATGGTATGTTATTGAAGGCTCTAAAGAAGGAAGGGATTAATCCTGATACTGAAGTAAAACTTATCAGTCAAGCTCCTGAAGTCGGTGGCACAAGCTTGAAAACTAATCAAATTGATGCCCATGCAAACTTTGTTCCCTTTGGCGAGTTATTTCCTTTACGTGGTTTTGCAAGAAAAATTTTTGATGGTGCTGAGCTAGGAGTACCGACATTTCACGGTGTAGTCGTACGTTCTGACTTTGCTAAAGAGCATCCTGAACTGGTTGTTGCTTACCTAAAAGCGCTCTTGGAAGCTAATCAAATGGTGCGCGAACAACCTGAAGCGATCGCAACGAAAATGGAAAAGTGGACAAGTGTGGAAAAAGAAGCTGTCTATATGTTCATTGGTCCCAATGGATTACAAAAAATCAGCCCAGCTATTCTTCCTATCCATTTAGAAGCCCTGACCAACAGCGTCAATACCCTCAAGCAATTAGGTAGATTAGATGCCAAGGTTGATGCTGCTGAAATCACCAAGCTCGTTGATGACAGTTACTTGAAACTTGCTGTCAAAGAGATGGGGCTGAACTATGACGAAATGATTGCCAAAGCGGAAAAGTTTCCAATTTCTGGTGAAGATGCGACAACCAAGCAAACAATTACTGAGCCAAAACTTGCCGCACAAGTTTGGGTTGATGGTGAAGAGAAGCTCAGAAACTTCGCTTCTATCAAAAATATGGTGGCAGCAGTATCAAAGTTGAAGACTGAAGGTAAGCAGGCTAAAAGTACTGTTTTTGTGCATGATTTCAACAAGGGTTGGAAATTACTAGCTGCAAATTCCTTCTTTGTACGCAAAGGTGATGATGTCGCTGCCTTCATGACCGAAAGGGATGCTCAGGAATATGCAGCAAGTCAAGGGAATGCTCAGGTTCTCACCTTTAACGCGCTCTAA
- a CDS encoding ABC transporter ATP-binding protein, which produces MAKLLESSLRSQVKGLVEVENLSVGFRRKGVFTSVLDNVNFTIQPGEFICLLGPSGCGKSTILNTIAGFIKPSVGNVLVDYQRITKPGADRGFVFQQYSLLPWKTTFQNVEFGLKVRGVPKDERKELVDYYLNRVGLYKYRHAFPYQMSGGMQQRASIIRALVNSPSVLLMDEPFAALDAQTRHMMQELLLDIWQDLKSTVVFVTHDIEEAVFLSDRIFVMGVNPGHIKTMVNIDLERPRHVDLMLTPEFMQLNRYVFDLIREETLKSMAFED; this is translated from the coding sequence ATGGCAAAGTTGCTCGAAAGTAGTCTGCGATCGCAGGTTAAAGGATTAGTAGAGGTTGAGAATCTATCGGTAGGTTTTCGACGCAAGGGAGTATTTACTTCAGTTTTAGACAACGTCAATTTTACGATTCAACCTGGAGAATTTATTTGTCTGCTAGGACCATCGGGCTGCGGTAAATCAACGATCTTGAATACGATCGCAGGATTTATTAAACCTTCTGTAGGTAATGTGTTGGTTGATTACCAAAGGATTACTAAACCAGGTGCTGATCGTGGTTTTGTATTTCAGCAATATTCGCTCCTACCTTGGAAAACAACCTTCCAAAATGTGGAATTTGGGCTAAAGGTGCGGGGTGTGCCCAAAGATGAACGCAAAGAACTTGTTGATTACTATTTAAATCGAGTGGGATTGTACAAATATCGCCATGCCTTTCCCTATCAGATGTCAGGAGGTATGCAGCAGCGAGCAAGTATCATACGTGCCTTAGTCAACTCACCTTCAGTCTTGCTAATGGATGAGCCTTTTGCTGCCCTAGATGCCCAAACCCGTCACATGATGCAGGAGCTATTGCTAGATATTTGGCAAGATTTAAAATCAACGGTGGTATTTGTGACGCATGATATTGAGGAAGCTGTATTTTTAAGCGATCGCATTTTTGTGATGGGTGTTAACCCTGGTCATATTAAAACAATGGTGAATATTGACCTAGAACGTCCCCGTCATGTTGATCTGATGCTCACTCCCGAATTTATGCAGCTCAATCGTTATGTATTTGATCTGATTCGCGAAGAAACTTTAAAAAGTATGGCATTTGAGGATTAA
- a CDS encoding transposase, with product MDRKFLDLYSDYLISSIGKVTATGLSELLDGELSHDQITSRLRQITGGSPELWYLVKPTIRKHESEEGVLIFDDTLEPKPYSEENTIVGWYFDHSSNRSVKGINILNCIYHNEAISLPVAFEIVQKQQEVTDTKTGKTKFVSVESKNEMMRNMLHVCCQNRLKFSYVLADSWFSSKENMEYIKQRVKKDFIMAVKGNRLAICADDKSQGHKTKINPQGFCI from the coding sequence ATGGACAGAAAGTTCTTAGACCTATACTCAGACTACTTAATCAGTAGTATCGGAAAGGTGACCGCAACAGGACTATCAGAATTACTAGACGGGGAACTAAGCCATGACCAAATTACCAGTCGGTTAAGGCAAATTACAGGAGGATCACCAGAGTTGTGGTATCTGGTCAAACCGACAATCCGCAAGCATGAAAGCGAAGAGGGAGTACTGATATTTGATGACACCCTAGAGCCAAAACCTTATAGTGAAGAAAATACGATAGTAGGGTGGTACTTTGACCATAGTAGTAACCGTAGTGTCAAAGGCATAAATATTCTCAACTGTATTTATCACAACGAAGCCATCAGCTTACCTGTCGCCTTTGAAATTGTGCAAAAACAGCAAGAGGTAACCGACACAAAAACAGGTAAAACAAAATTCGTATCTGTGGAAAGCAAAAATGAGATGATGCGAAACATGCTTCATGTCTGCTGTCAGAATCGACTAAAGTTCAGTTATGTATTGGCTGATAGTTGGTTCAGCAGCAAGGAAAATATGGAATACATTAAACAACGAGTCAAAAAAGACTTCATTATGGCTGTGAAGGGTAATCGTTTAGCCATCTGTGCGGACGACAAAAGTCAGGGACATAAAACAAAAATCAATCCACAGGGATTTTGTATTTAG
- a CDS encoding 4Fe-4S dicluster domain-containing protein, which yields MALTNQRVDVPVIVDESKCLEKCVACIEVCPLDVLAKNPETGKAYMKYDECWFCLPCEKECPTNAITVQIPFLLR from the coding sequence ATGGCTTTAACCAATCAACGAGTTGATGTACCCGTAATCGTCGATGAGTCTAAATGCTTGGAAAAATGTGTGGCTTGCATTGAAGTTTGCCCCCTTGATGTATTGGCGAAGAACCCTGAGACGGGTAAAGCCTACATGAAATACGATGAGTGCTGGTTTTGCCTCCCTTGCGAAAAGGAATGTCCCACCAATGCGATCACCGTCCAAATTCCATTCTTATTACGCTAA
- a CDS encoding ABC transporter permease — MSNIPSEQSLPIEFWNSFSTSIKSLFGRSSDMVKEPFSARKRNQLLRRILSIVLFFGVWQILCMLKFNFWINFSFLPSPIEVSEATVKFFSTNAMIHIQSSVIRVLSGYCFATILGVGLGILIGWFQQLEDLVFLPLELLRPIPAVAWIPLAILMFPDAESGMIYITFIGAFFPILISTIKGVEGVDLLLLRVGQCLGAGQWYVFKDIVVPGAMPSIASGLVIGMGNCWFCLVTAEILAGRYGIGYITWESYVTSNYPPIVMGMLMIGLMGSLSSYLVERLIHLLMPWRVTKKKTA, encoded by the coding sequence ATGTCTAACATACCTTCTGAGCAATCACTACCTATAGAATTTTGGAATAGCTTCAGCACGTCCATCAAAAGTTTGTTTGGGCGCTCATCGGATATGGTGAAAGAGCCATTCTCAGCACGCAAACGTAATCAACTATTGAGAAGAATACTATCCATAGTCTTGTTTTTTGGTGTTTGGCAAATTCTATGTATGCTGAAGTTTAATTTCTGGATTAACTTTTCCTTCTTACCATCACCTATAGAAGTATCAGAAGCAACAGTCAAATTTTTCTCCACCAACGCGATGATTCACATCCAATCCAGCGTGATTCGTGTGTTATCTGGTTATTGCTTTGCGACTATTTTAGGAGTAGGTTTAGGGATTTTGATTGGTTGGTTTCAGCAGTTAGAAGATCTTGTGTTTTTGCCATTGGAGTTATTACGACCGATTCCTGCTGTAGCTTGGATTCCCTTGGCGATTCTTATGTTTCCTGATGCTGAGTCAGGTATGATTTACATTACCTTTATCGGTGCATTTTTCCCCATTTTAATTAGCACGATCAAGGGGGTAGAAGGAGTTGATCTGCTGTTGTTAAGGGTGGGTCAATGTTTGGGTGCGGGACAATGGTACGTGTTTAAAGATATTGTTGTACCAGGGGCGATGCCTAGCATTGCCAGTGGTTTAGTAATCGGCATGGGTAACTGTTGGTTTTGCTTGGTAACAGCGGAGATTTTAGCAGGTCGTTATGGCATCGGTTATATCACTTGGGAGTCCTACGTTACTTCCAACTATCCGCCAATTGTGATGGGCATGTTGATGATTGGTTTGATGGGTTCTCTCAGTTCTTACTTAGTTGAGCGTTTAATACATTTGCTGATGCCTTGGCGCGTTACTAAAAAGAAGACTGCTTAA
- a CDS encoding fumarate reductase/succinate dehydrogenase flavoprotein subunit: MAAIKAKQANPDGDVLVLEKANIRRSGAIAMGMDGVNTAVIPGNSTPEQYVREITIANDGILNQNAVYQTGKLGFSVIQELEQWGVKFQKDTQGDYDLKQVHRVGKYVLPMPEGKDLKTILARQVKRHKARVTNRVMATRILVREGRAIGAIGFDVRNGDFIVIQSKAVILCTGACGRLGLPASGYLYGTYENPTNAGDGYSMAYHAGAELSNIECFQINPLMKDYNGPACAYVASPFGAYTANAEGNRFISCDYWSGQMMLEVWKELNSGKGPIQLKMTHLDENTIAEIESILWANERPSRGRFHQGRGENYRTKGVEMNISEIGLCSGHSASGVWVNEKAETSVKGLYAAGDMASVPHNYMIGAFVFGRIAGENAVEYVQGLEHLEPDPEFVANEKARIYAPLDRPNGIPHTQVEYKLRRLVNDYLQPPKSSNRMEIGLSYFVNYHASLDQMGAQDPHELMRCMEVHFIRDCAEMAARASLYRKESRWGLYHYRVDYPEKNNEEWFCHVHLKKDESDQMVLFKLPIEPYIVDVNVETEVYDVAVR, from the coding sequence ATGGCAGCCATCAAAGCCAAGCAAGCTAATCCAGATGGCGATGTTCTGGTGCTAGAGAAAGCCAATATTCGTCGTAGCGGTGCGATCGCCATGGGTATGGATGGTGTCAATACGGCAGTTATCCCTGGAAATTCCACTCCTGAGCAGTACGTCCGCGAAATTACGATCGCCAATGATGGAATTCTCAACCAAAATGCTGTCTATCAGACTGGTAAACTTGGCTTTTCGGTCATTCAAGAACTTGAGCAATGGGGCGTAAAGTTTCAGAAGGATACACAGGGGGATTATGACCTCAAGCAGGTACATCGAGTTGGTAAATATGTATTGCCAATGCCAGAGGGTAAGGATCTCAAAACAATTTTGGCGCGTCAGGTTAAACGCCACAAGGCGAGAGTAACTAATCGTGTCATGGCAACCCGCATATTGGTGAGAGAGGGTCGAGCAATTGGGGCAATTGGCTTTGATGTTCGTAATGGTGATTTTATAGTCATCCAATCTAAAGCTGTGATTCTCTGCACAGGAGCATGTGGCAGATTGGGACTACCTGCTTCTGGTTATCTCTATGGAACCTACGAAAACCCTACTAATGCAGGTGATGGCTACTCAATGGCATACCATGCAGGTGCAGAATTGAGTAACATTGAGTGCTTCCAAATTAATCCTTTGATGAAAGATTATAACGGTCCCGCCTGTGCCTATGTAGCCAGTCCATTTGGAGCCTATACTGCCAATGCAGAAGGGAACCGCTTCATTAGCTGTGACTATTGGAGTGGACAAATGATGCTAGAGGTTTGGAAAGAACTGAACTCTGGTAAAGGGCCAATTCAGCTTAAAATGACTCACTTGGATGAGAATACGATCGCGGAAATTGAATCAATTCTCTGGGCGAATGAACGTCCTAGCCGTGGCAGATTTCACCAAGGACGCGGCGAGAACTATCGCACCAAGGGCGTAGAAATGAACATTTCTGAAATCGGTCTCTGTAGTGGTCACAGTGCATCAGGCGTATGGGTTAACGAGAAAGCAGAAACTTCCGTTAAAGGGCTGTACGCTGCTGGTGACATGGCAAGTGTTCCCCACAACTACATGATTGGAGCCTTTGTATTTGGACGTATTGCTGGGGAGAATGCCGTGGAATATGTCCAAGGTTTAGAGCATCTCGAACCAGATCCTGAATTTGTGGCAAACGAGAAAGCCCGTATCTATGCGCCACTAGATCGCCCCAATGGTATTCCCCATACCCAAGTTGAATACAAGCTACGCCGCTTGGTCAATGACTATCTCCAACCACCCAAGTCTTCTAACCGCATGGAAATTGGCTTAAGCTACTTCGTTAATTACCATGCTAGCCTCGATCAAATGGGCGCACAAGATCCCCATGAACTGATGCGTTGCATGGAGGTTCACTTTATTCGTGATTGTGCAGAAATGGCGGCGAGAGCGTCACTCTATCGCAAAGAAAGCCGTTGGGGGCTATATCACTATCGTGTCGATTATCCTGAAAAGAATAATGAAGAATGGTTTTGTCATGTGCATCTTAAAAAGGATGAATCTGATCAGATGGTGCTGTTCAAGCTTCCAATTGAACCTTATATTGTGGATGTGAATGTTGAAACGGAAGTTTATGATGTTGCTGTACGCTAA